The candidate division WOR-3 bacterium genomic interval GGAAGTGTGATTACTACTTTTTCATTCCGTAATCCGGGAAGCCAGCCCTTTATGGAGAGCAGGGCAGGCGAATCCCATTTCACTAATACATTATTGATTTCTTTTCTTAATTGGAGATATAGGTAATAATCCCAGTAAGACGGTGCTGAGCCAGTGTTCTCCCAGACCATATTAATTTCAAAGGGGGAATTTTTATAAACATATTCTGGATATTGAAATTCACGAAGGACTAACCGATAACCAATTTTTTTTAAGGCATTTTTGATTTTGGGTATCCAGGCAGAAGGGATAACCGCACTTTTGTTCTGGATATAAGAGGCATGGTGGTCAATCGCCCATTGTAGAATGTAGTCAATATCCCATCCCTGCGACTGCCAGTATTCCATATTCCAGCCTGGTTCCAAAGCCACTGGACCGTTTTTCCAGGCTTGTGTAGCATTGGTTTTTTGTAATTGCTGGTCATAAAAATAAGGCATATGCCAGTTCATGTCTCCCCAGGAGTCTGCACGCCAGCCGGTTCGGAGTATGTTTGTAGCATAATACATGCCCAGCGAATCGCCAATCAACATCACCTTGGGGGTGCTGGGAAAAGATTGGTTCCATAGATCAATAATTCTTTTTCGGACACCTTCTGAATACATGGGAATTCTTCCACCCACCGTGCCCCCACTCGGAGGATTTCCCACGATTTGCTTGATTTTTGTGGCATAAAAATGCCATTCACCCCATAACCCTACTGAGCCGATATCAATGATGTCCAGGTAGGGATTTAGATAGTAACGCCGAGCAAATTCCTGGACAAGACGGGTGTGATAATAGTCTGTTACCGAATCGGCGAGGTCTGGTGTCCATATATCCGGCTCATTGGGATCTTGCTGGTTATTCTCGTTTCCATCGTAATAATAGATCCAACCACTCGCACCTTCATCAATCAACCAGAGGGGTGCATAACCCAATAAAGGGACTGAAGAAGAGAGGCCGCTTGCGGCGATCATCAAACGCCAGGCCAATCGCTGTCCGTTTTTCTTTGCCCGGTTCAACCAGTCTTCAAAAAGGGCAAAGTTAAAATTTCCGGGGGTGGGTTCTAATTCGTACCAGCTGAAACGCCGATAGATTGTCGTTGTGGGCAACCCGGCAAGATTCGGGTCATTATCCGCCGCCCGGTAGAATGTCTGCCAGCCCATTCCGGGGTTGGCAAATATTGAATCGGTGTTTTCCAGTGGGTTGACTGTGACCATCGGACCATGGTTATGTTTTTTACTACACAAGGGTTGGAGAAGGATAATACACCAAAGGATCAGATATTTTGATCTGGCTCGCAACATTTTCATAGTTATATTATACGTCAAATAAGATAAAAGTCAACATTACCTTGACTTTTTGTTCCGGCTGAATATTATTCAATAGCAGAGCTAATGGGTCAGTCCGGCAATTTTCCAAATATTGTAATGCTATTTACCAAGGCATTGTTGAGTAGGGCCGCGGTCTGGAACATCCTGGGGAAAAACCGTTTAGCACTGAGGGATACTTATGCCGCAATAAAAGTTGCGCAAAGAATCCAGGATGATAAATTGATGGCCGATGGCTTTTTACAGTTGAGCGATATTTATCACTCCCTGAATCAGTATAAAGCAATGTTTGAGACATCAACCCGGGCGATTTGCTTTTCCAGAAAAATCAAAGATTTTCAAAGAATTGCTGCTGGATATAACAAACTGGCACTTTTTTACTATTCCCAGAATAATTACAAAAAGGCTTTAGAATACCATAAGAAATCTTGGCGGATTAATAGCAGATATCGATATATCGAAAATCTTGCTTGTAACCTCCATAATATCGCCCTTGTCTATGATTCCCTCGGCGAGTATAAGAAGGCATTGGCTTTTTACAAAAAGAGCCTGCGGTTGCAAAATAATACCCAAGCACTTATTGGATTGGGTTATACTTTGAACAATATTGGGACGATCTACCATGCACTTGGTAAAAATAGCGAGGCGCTGAGATATTTCAAAAAGAGTTTACAGATTAGAAAAAAAATTGGTGATAATGAAAGGATTGCCGAAAGTTGTATTAATATCGGGGTAATTTTTTATACCCAGGGTGCTTACCCTACCGCCTTACGGTATTTTTTCCAAGCCGCGTTGATTGCGAAAAAAGTAGGCACGATGCGTGAAGAGGCAGTCGCCTATAACAACATTGGCAGTGTTTACAGCATCTTAGGTAATTATCGAAATGCGATCGTTTATTTTGAAAAAGCGAAAGCACTACGGGAGAGGATTGGCAATCCTAACGATTTGAGGGGTATCCATAATAATTTAGGCTACCTTTATACGATCCAAGGCAATTTCAACCAGGCACTTTTTCACCTCCAGAAGGCATTGACCATCAGCGAGAGAGTTAAGGATTTAGCAAATTTGAACATCGCGCTCATTCATCTGGCAAATCTTAATCTTATGCTGCAAAATTTTAAAGCGGCTCTCAGGTTTTTAAAAAGGGCGGAAAGAAGTACTAAAAAAATTGGAAAAAAAGAAATTTTGATGCGAGTATATTTTGCCTATTGTGAGTTATTATTTGCCCAAAAAAAATTTACCCGCATTCAATACTATTTTCAGCAAGCCCGGAGATTAGCCCTTGAGATAAGTTCACCCAAAGATCAGGGTGAAATACTTCTGCTGGAGGCGAGAATGCTTGCCCAAGGTACTATTGATGAGTTAAAGACGGTAGAAAATAAGTTTAAAGCGGCAATAAAGATTTTTTTAAGTTTAAAGCAGAAATTTGAGATTGCAAAAAGTTATTATTATTATGGAGAAATGTTGAAAGAAAAGAAGAAATTAAAAGATGCCCAGCACTACTTGATTCAAGCCCAGCGCCTATTTAATAAGATAGGAGCCGGCGGCTGGTTAATTAGGACCACTGCTCTGCTCGAGCAAATCGGCAGATAGTGCGTTTTTTAATCGAGGGATAAGAATTTTCTGGTCAACGGATGTGTCGTTAGGAATATAACTCAAGGATAGACCTGAAATATTCCCTTGGTAGGTTTTAAGTTGGGAGTAAATTTATTGACTTTGATCAATATTTCGCTATAATTGGTGGCAGAAGGAGGTATTTGATATGAAGCCATTCAGAAATGAACCTTATACGGATTTTACAAAGTTGGAAAATAGAAAGAAGATGGAAAAAGCCCTGGCTGAGGTAGAAGCCCAATTTGGTCGGGAATATGATCTTATCATCGGGGGTAAAAGAATTAAGACAAGCAATAAGCTGATTTCTTATAATCCTTCAAAAAAAGACCAGGTTGTGGGCGTCTTCCAGAAAGCAGATGAGAAGATTGCCGAACAGGCGATGGAAGCAGCACTCGAGACTTTTAAAACCTGGCAATATACACCGGCAAAAGTCAGGGCAAATTATTTATTTAAGATGGCTAACATCATGCGCCGGCGGCGCTTGGAACTCGATGCCTGGCTTGTCTTTGAGGCAGGTAAAAATTGGAATGAGGCGGATGCTGACATTGCTGAGGCTATAGACTTTTGTGAATACTATGGTCGGGAGGCATTGCGGTATGATAAGGGTCCAAAACTCATCCAGTATCCAGGTGAAAGAGATATTCAGATATACATTCCATTAGGTGTGGGTGTGGTCATCCCACCCTGGAACTTCCCAATGGCGATACTCACGGGGATGACGACCGCCTCTTTCGTTTGTGGGAATACGGTTATCCTTAAACCTTCAAGTGAGACGCCGACGATCGCCTATAAATTTATGGAAATCGTAGAAGAAGCAAAGGTTCCTGCCGGCGTGGTGAATTTTGTAACCGGACCCGGAGCTCTGGCTGGCGATTATCTGGTGCGCCATCCCAAGACGCGTTTCATTGCCTTTACCGGTTCCAAGGAAGTCGGCTTGCGGATTGTGGAACAGGCAGCAAAGACCCAACCCGGGCAGATCTGGATAAAAAGAGTGGTTGCCGAAATGGGCGGCAAGGATGCGATCATCGTAGATTCCGAAGCGGATATCGATAGTGCGGTAAATGGGGTGCTGGTCTCAGCCTATGGTTATCAGGGACAGAAGTGTTCAGCTTGTTCACGATTGATCCTTGATGACAAAATTTATGAAAAATTCATGGAGAAGTTTATTCCACGGGTGGAGGCGATAAAGGTCGGACCGGTTAAATATTATGAGAATTATATGGGTCCAGTGATCAGCCAGAGTGCTTATAA includes:
- a CDS encoding DUF4832 domain-containing protein produces the protein MKMLRARSKYLILWCIILLQPLCSKKHNHGPMVTVNPLENTDSIFANPGMGWQTFYRAADNDPNLAGLPTTTIYRRFSWYELEPTPGNFNFALFEDWLNRAKKNGQRLAWRLMIAASGLSSSVPLLGYAPLWLIDEGASGWIYYYDGNENNQQDPNEPDIWTPDLADSVTDYYHTRLVQEFARRYYLNPYLDIIDIGSVGLWGEWHFYATKIKQIVGNPPSGGTVGGRIPMYSEGVRKRIIDLWNQSFPSTPKVMLIGDSLGMYYATNILRTGWRADSWGDMNWHMPYFYDQQLQKTNATQAWKNGPVALEPGWNMEYWQSQGWDIDYILQWAIDHHASYIQNKSAVIPSAWIPKIKNALKKIGYRLVLREFQYPEYVYKNSPFEINMVWENTGSAPSYWDYYLYLQLRKEINNVLVKWDSPALLSIKGWLPGLRNEKVVITLPEELPTGEYDIYLGIFSPFAEHTHPNLKCIKLAIQNSADAEGWYLLSSIEVR
- a CDS encoding tetratricopeptide repeat protein yields the protein MGQSGNFPNIVMLFTKALLSRAAVWNILGKNRLALRDTYAAIKVAQRIQDDKLMADGFLQLSDIYHSLNQYKAMFETSTRAICFSRKIKDFQRIAAGYNKLALFYYSQNNYKKALEYHKKSWRINSRYRYIENLACNLHNIALVYDSLGEYKKALAFYKKSLRLQNNTQALIGLGYTLNNIGTIYHALGKNSEALRYFKKSLQIRKKIGDNERIAESCINIGVIFYTQGAYPTALRYFFQAALIAKKVGTMREEAVAYNNIGSVYSILGNYRNAIVYFEKAKALRERIGNPNDLRGIHNNLGYLYTIQGNFNQALFHLQKALTISERVKDLANLNIALIHLANLNLMLQNFKAALRFLKRAERSTKKIGKKEILMRVYFAYCELLFAQKKFTRIQYYFQQARRLALEISSPKDQGEILLLEARMLAQGTIDELKTVENKFKAAIKIFLSLKQKFEIAKSYYYYGEMLKEKKKLKDAQHYLIQAQRLFNKIGAGGWLIRTTALLEQIGR
- the pruA gene encoding L-glutamate gamma-semialdehyde dehydrogenase — its product is MKPFRNEPYTDFTKLENRKKMEKALAEVEAQFGREYDLIIGGKRIKTSNKLISYNPSKKDQVVGVFQKADEKIAEQAMEAALETFKTWQYTPAKVRANYLFKMANIMRRRRLELDAWLVFEAGKNWNEADADIAEAIDFCEYYGREALRYDKGPKLIQYPGERDIQIYIPLGVGVVIPPWNFPMAILTGMTTASFVCGNTVILKPSSETPTIAYKFMEIVEEAKVPAGVVNFVTGPGALAGDYLVRHPKTRFIAFTGSKEVGLRIVEQAAKTQPGQIWIKRVVAEMGGKDAIIVDSEADIDSAVNGVLVSAYGYQGQKCSACSRLILDDKIYEKFMEKFIPRVEAIKVGPVKYYENYMGPVISQSAYNSIMEYINIGKSEGRLVCGGEPAGDEGWFIRPTVIEIDSPKARIFQEEIFGPVLAVIRARNFDHALELANDSEYGLTGAVYTKNRKKIEKAKREFFVGNLYINRKCTGALVGVHPFGGFNMSGTDSKAGGPDYLLLFTQAKAIGEYIGVKKRKKK